From Mus musculus strain C57BL/6J chromosome 17, GRCm38.p6 C57BL/6J, the proteins below share one genomic window:
- the Olfr132 gene encoding olfactory receptor 132, with the protein MGTVCNDTHGDFILRGFSDKPYLEKVLFGVILVFYCLTLAGNTIIIFVSLKDPKLQIPMYFFLSNLSLLDICFTSSCVPQMLVNLRSPKKTITYSGCATQLYIFLWLGATECVLLVVMAVDRYVAVCHPLRYVTVMHPKVCLQLAVLAWGSGLIQSLIQSTATLRLPFCSQRVVDNIVCEVPALIQLSSADTTYNEVQMSIASVILLVLPLAIILSSYGAIVKSVLKIKSPAGQKKAFGTCTSHLLVVSLFYGTVTGVYLQPKTHYAHEWGKFLTLFYTVITPTLNPLIYTLKNKEVKEAVIRLWWKTWISQR; encoded by the coding sequence ATGGGCACAGTTTGCAATGACACCCATGGTGATTTCATCCTCCGTGGCTTCTCTGACAAGCCATATTTAGAGAAGGTACTTTTTGGGGTAATTTTGGTCTTTTATTGTTTGACTCTTGCTGGAAATACAATCATAATATTTGTTTCCTTGAAGGACCCAAAACTACAGATCCCtatgtatttcttcctttccaatctttcCTTATTAGATATTTGTTTCACCAGCAGCTGTGTTCCTCAGATGTTGGTTAATTTGAGAAGTCCAAAGAAAACTATCACCTATAGTGGCTGTGCCACTCAGCTCTACATCTTCCTGTGGCTTGGTGCCACTGAATGTGTGCTTCTTGTTGTCATGGCCGTGGACCGCTATGTGGCAGTGTGCCATCCTCTGAGATATGTAACTGTCATGCACCCTAAAGTATGTCTGCAGCTGGCTGTCCTTGCTTGGGGTTCTGGCttgattcagtctctgatccaaTCTACTGCTACCCTCAGGTTGCCCTTTTGCTCTCAGCGGGTAGTAGATAACATTGTGTGTGAAGTTCCAGCCCTGATTCAGCTGTCCAGTGCAGATACTACCTACAATGAAGTGCAGATGTCCATAGCCAGTGTTATCCTCCTAGTGTTACCCTTGGCCATTATCCTTTCCTCCTATGGTGCTATTGTGAAATCTGTTTTGAAGATAAAGTCACCTGCAGGGCAGAAAAAAGCATTTGGCACCTGTACTTCTCACCTTCTTGTTGTTTCCCTGTTCTATGGTACAGTAACAGGTGTCTATCTTCAACCCAAGACTCACTATGCTCATGAATGGGGAAAGTTTCTCACACTTTTCTACACTGTAATAACTCCAACTCTTAACCCTCTCATTTATACACTGAAGAACAAGGAGGTAAAAGAAGCAGTGATAAGACTGTGGTGGAAGACTTGGATTTCACAAAGATAA
- the Olfr133 gene encoding olfactory receptor 133 has protein sequence MILINKSHPEEFILLGFADRPWLELPLFIILLVTYPTAMIGNIAIILVSILDPCLHSPMYFFLTNLSFLDMCYTTSIVPQMLINLWGSTKTISYMRCAVQLYFFHTMGGTECVLLALMSFDRYVAICKPLHYTLIMNQRNCVLLVSTVWLTGIFYAVSEATVTLQLPLCGHNKMDHLVCEIPILIKTACGEKETNELALSVVCIFLLAIPLCLILASYASIGHAVFKIKSSEGRKKAFGTCSSHLIVVLLFYGPAISMYLQPPSSITKDQPKFMALFYGVVTPTLNPFIYTLRNKDVKGALGKLFRNIFISK, from the coding sequence ATGATATTGATCAATAAAAGTCACCCAGAAGAGTTTATTCTACTTGGTTTTGCAGACCGTCCTTGGCTGGAACTTCCTCTCTTTATTATTCTTCTGGTAACATACCCCACAGCCATGATTGGAAACATTGCCATCATTCTCGTGTCTATATTAGACCCCTGTCTCCATAGCCCTATGTATTTCTTCCTCACCAACCTCTCCTTTCTGGACATGTGCTACACCACAAGCATTGTACCTCAGATGTTAATTAACCTTTGGGGCTCTACAAAGACCATCAGCTACATGAGGTGTGCAGTTCAGCTTTATTTCTTCCACACAATGGGGGGTACAGAGTGTGTCCTCCTGGCTCTTATGTCCTTTGACCGATATGTGGCCATCTGCAAACCCCTGCACTATACCCTCATAATGAATCAGCGCAACTGTGTCCTGTTAGTGTCCACTGTGTGGCTGACTGGAATTTTCTATGCTGTCTCAGAGGCCACTGTAACACTGCAATTGCCTCTTTGTGGCCACAATAAAATGGATCATTTGGTGTGTGAGATTCcaattctgataaaaactgcttgtggTGAAAAAGAGACTAATGAGCTTGCTCTCTCAGTAGTATGCATTTTTCTTTTAGCTATTCCTCTGTGTTTAATTCTTGCCTCCTATGCTAGTATTGGACATGCTGTCTTTAAAATCAAATCttcagagggaagaaaaaaggCCTTTGGGACATGTTCCTCTCATCTCATTGTAGTTCTCTTGTTCTATGGTCCAGCCATTAGTATGTATCTTCAGCCTCCTTCCTCTATTACAAAAGACCAACCTAAGTTCATGGCTCTCTTCTATGGAGTAGTAACTCCTACATTGAACCCCTTCATCTATACCCTGAGGAATAAGGATGTAAAGGGGGCATTAGGTAAACTATTCAGGAACATTTTTATATCAAAGTAA